Part of the Imperialibacter roseus genome, CTCCCTGTGTAAAGGTCACAAGCGGCCACAAGCTTTACCCCTGGTATTTGCACCGACGTGCTCAAATTGTTGAAACCCATGATGCCCATACCAATGACGGCGATATTGACTTTGTCGTTGGCAGCGTATTTTTTCAGCTCATTTTCAGGCTCTTTAATAAGAAAGGTTTGTTTGCTTTTTCCTGCCATAAGCAGCGAAGGAGCAGCACCGGCCAGCAGCGAGGTTCCTACTGCTTTCTTAATAAAATTCCGTCTGTTTGAAGTAGGTTTTTTCATTGTAAGGGAGTTATTAACTATCGAAACTGATAGTAATATACTCCATAAAAGTCCAAGCTTCAAACAGCAGGCTGTTGTTGGTAATTATTGGTGAAGTATGGCTGAACAGGCACTGCGGAAGGTAATGCCAAATATCACTTATTTGCGGATGTGTCCGCTAACAAATGCCCCAGGGCATCGATGAGCTTGTCCGATAAAACCGAGTCCTCTTTGTTGTCGCTAAAGAAAGGTTGTATCTCTTTTACGTAATTTTCGAAGCCCTCGAAGTCTCTTTTTTCGACGAGGGAAAGCAATATTTCAGCCTCTTTCATAAACAACTGTGTAACCTCCTTCACAAACGGATTGAAGATCTGTATTTCTGCATACAGCCGGGGGTTTTGCAGCACATACCGTGTGTAGAAAAGCAGGAATATCCGGTAAGTGGGAGAAGAGAGACTTTTGATGAAATCCAGATTGGCCCCCATATGGGCCAGGGTTTTCGCACTCACGAATACATTGAAGTGGTTCAGCCCCTGAATCACACCCATCAGCCTGTCATGTTCATCATAAGATATGTCTTGCACAAGGGCTCCTTGCTTCGAAAATAGGTTTTTCCAATAAAGCTCAGTTTCTGTCTCAACGTTTACACTGTAGTTAAAGATCACTACCTGGCCTTCGACGTTCTTCACCGAAGGGGC contains:
- a CDS encoding prephenate dehydrogenase/arogenate dehydrogenase family protein, translating into MTDSFMKSEHSKSIGVVGGSRGMGKWLVDFLSERGHKVSFTSNDESSQYNSNIELVAASDVLILAVPISAMEGVLAEIYPLLNDKLLIDVCSVKSGIVAAHQKISQEQSDISSQYISIHPMFAPSVKNVEGQVVIFNYSVNVETETELYWKNLFSKQGALVQDISYDEHDRLMGVIQGLNHFNVFVSAKTLAHMGANLDFIKSLSSPTYRIFLLFYTRYVLQNPRLYAEIQIFNPFVKEVTQLFMKEAEILLSLVEKRDFEGFENYVKEIQPFFSDNKEDSVLSDKLIDALGHLLADTSANK